One window of Oncorhynchus kisutch isolate 150728-3 linkage group LG25, Okis_V2, whole genome shotgun sequence genomic DNA carries:
- the LOC109888236 gene encoding interferon-induced protein with tetratricopeptide repeats 5-like isoform X1 — protein MSASVKADMEVKLKALECHFTWGIRKANIKDLDSIPEKLLDRIMRFTTPKYHATYFNLLAFLSHLEENNVSALDYLHEAESALKDRQDDTELLVTYANFAWVHYHSGNLDDVEAYIGKLEIISKGIPSALNIQGSLPSVHGEKGWSLIRFGGLFYKTVKESFQIALEGEPDNASFNMGYALVLYRLEGMVKNKRVRSVMTAAANQLRKALSLEPDNSELMVLLALKLQKNQENKVESLKLTKEALRLSPDVPHVLRYVAKYFRYEGSINECIQVLGKALELSPNSHFLHHQIGLCHKQQLIQMFEQKREGGVVEVGQIKAKVLVCIRHFARAVDLKPSNILARVNLAEAYGNNYQLEEAMKIFTVLLEDKSLSDSDKQLLYTSFGTFLYYRKRDGDGAVTEFKNAYQIPIESWYRNQAGKRLKQIAERWRANKKRVGEASEILLFLKQER, from the coding sequence TGCCTCGGTCAAAGCAGATATGGAAGTTAAGCTGAAAGCACTTGAGTGTCACTTCACATGGGGCATAAGGAAGGCTAACATTAAGGACCTGGACAGCATCCCTGAAAAACTCCTGGATCGCATCATGAGGTTTACCACGCCGAAATACCATGCCACATATTTCAACTTACTAGCGTTCCTGAGCCACCTGGAGGAAAATAATGTTAGTGCTCTTGACTATCTCCACGAGGCTGAGAGTGCATTGAAGGACAGACAGGATGATACAGAGTTACTGGTGACCTATGCTAACTTTGCATGGGTTCACTATCACTCAGGAAACCTTGATGATGTGGAGGCCTACATTGGAAAGCTGGAAATCATCAGTAAGGGAATTCCAAGTGCCTTAAATATTCAAGGCAGCTTACCTTCCGTACATGGTGAGAAAGGTTGGAGTCTTATCAGGTTTGGGGGATTATTTTACAAGACGGTAAAAGAGAGCTTCCAGATAGCTCTTGAGGGGGAACCAGACAATGCTTCTTTCAATATGGGCTATGCCCTGGTCCTGTACAGGTTGGAGGGCATGGTCAAGAATAAGAGAGTGCGTTCAGTGATGACTGCAGCTGCCAACCAGCTAAGGAAGGCCTTATCCTTGGAGCCTGATAACTCTGAACTTATGGTCCTCCTAGCTCTGAAACTTcaaaaaaatcaagaaaacaAAGTGGAGTCCTTGAAACTCACCAAAGAGGCCCTCAGGCTGTCTCCTGACGTGCCTCATGTACTACGTTATGTGGCCAAATATTTCAGATATGAGGGCTCCATCAATGAGTGCATACAGGTTTTGGGGAAAGCTCTGGAACTGTCTCCAAACTCCCACTTCCTCCATCACCAAATTGGCCTGTGTCACAAACAGCAGCTCATCCAAATGTTCGAGcagaagagggaagggggagtgGTGGAAGTGGGCCAGATAAAAGCAAAAGTGTTGGTCTGTATCCGTCACTTCGCCAGAGCCGTAGATCTGAAGCCCTCCAACATCCTCGCCAGGGTGAACCTGGCTGAGGCCTACGGGAACAACTACCAGCTGGAAGAGGCGATGAAGATATTCACTGTCCTTTTAGAGGACAAGTCCCTGAGTGACTCAGACAAGCAGCTCCTCTACACCAGCTTCGGCACGTTTCTttactacaggaagagagacgggGATGGCGCTGTGACAGAGTTCAAAAATGCCTACCAGATTCCAATTGAGAGTTGGTACAGGAATCAGGCTGGGAAGAGGTTGAAGCAGATCGCAGAGAGGTGGCGGGCTAACAAAAAGAGAGTTGGCGAGGCCTCTGAGATTTTGTTGTTCCTCAAACAGGAGAGGTAG
- the LOC109888236 gene encoding interferon-induced protein with tetratricopeptide repeats 5-like isoform X2, producing the protein MEVKLKALECHFTWGIRKANIKDLDSIPEKLLDRIMRFTTPKYHATYFNLLAFLSHLEENNVSALDYLHEAESALKDRQDDTELLVTYANFAWVHYHSGNLDDVEAYIGKLEIISKGIPSALNIQGSLPSVHGEKGWSLIRFGGLFYKTVKESFQIALEGEPDNASFNMGYALVLYRLEGMVKNKRVRSVMTAAANQLRKALSLEPDNSELMVLLALKLQKNQENKVESLKLTKEALRLSPDVPHVLRYVAKYFRYEGSINECIQVLGKALELSPNSHFLHHQIGLCHKQQLIQMFEQKREGGVVEVGQIKAKVLVCIRHFARAVDLKPSNILARVNLAEAYGNNYQLEEAMKIFTVLLEDKSLSDSDKQLLYTSFGTFLYYRKRDGDGAVTEFKNAYQIPIESWYRNQAGKRLKQIAERWRANKKRVGEASEILLFLKQER; encoded by the coding sequence ATGGAAGTTAAGCTGAAAGCACTTGAGTGTCACTTCACATGGGGCATAAGGAAGGCTAACATTAAGGACCTGGACAGCATCCCTGAAAAACTCCTGGATCGCATCATGAGGTTTACCACGCCGAAATACCATGCCACATATTTCAACTTACTAGCGTTCCTGAGCCACCTGGAGGAAAATAATGTTAGTGCTCTTGACTATCTCCACGAGGCTGAGAGTGCATTGAAGGACAGACAGGATGATACAGAGTTACTGGTGACCTATGCTAACTTTGCATGGGTTCACTATCACTCAGGAAACCTTGATGATGTGGAGGCCTACATTGGAAAGCTGGAAATCATCAGTAAGGGAATTCCAAGTGCCTTAAATATTCAAGGCAGCTTACCTTCCGTACATGGTGAGAAAGGTTGGAGTCTTATCAGGTTTGGGGGATTATTTTACAAGACGGTAAAAGAGAGCTTCCAGATAGCTCTTGAGGGGGAACCAGACAATGCTTCTTTCAATATGGGCTATGCCCTGGTCCTGTACAGGTTGGAGGGCATGGTCAAGAATAAGAGAGTGCGTTCAGTGATGACTGCAGCTGCCAACCAGCTAAGGAAGGCCTTATCCTTGGAGCCTGATAACTCTGAACTTATGGTCCTCCTAGCTCTGAAACTTcaaaaaaatcaagaaaacaAAGTGGAGTCCTTGAAACTCACCAAAGAGGCCCTCAGGCTGTCTCCTGACGTGCCTCATGTACTACGTTATGTGGCCAAATATTTCAGATATGAGGGCTCCATCAATGAGTGCATACAGGTTTTGGGGAAAGCTCTGGAACTGTCTCCAAACTCCCACTTCCTCCATCACCAAATTGGCCTGTGTCACAAACAGCAGCTCATCCAAATGTTCGAGcagaagagggaagggggagtgGTGGAAGTGGGCCAGATAAAAGCAAAAGTGTTGGTCTGTATCCGTCACTTCGCCAGAGCCGTAGATCTGAAGCCCTCCAACATCCTCGCCAGGGTGAACCTGGCTGAGGCCTACGGGAACAACTACCAGCTGGAAGAGGCGATGAAGATATTCACTGTCCTTTTAGAGGACAAGTCCCTGAGTGACTCAGACAAGCAGCTCCTCTACACCAGCTTCGGCACGTTTCTttactacaggaagagagacgggGATGGCGCTGTGACAGAGTTCAAAAATGCCTACCAGATTCCAATTGAGAGTTGGTACAGGAATCAGGCTGGGAAGAGGTTGAAGCAGATCGCAGAGAGGTGGCGGGCTAACAAAAAGAGAGTTGGCGAGGCCTCTGAGATTTTGTTGTTCCTCAAACAGGAGAGGTAG
- the LOC109870158 gene encoding interferon-induced protein with tetratricopeptide repeats 5 isoform X2 has product MSASVKADMEVKLKALECHFTWGIRKANIKDLDSIPEKLLDRIMKFCPSKYHVTYFNLLAFLSHLEENNVSALEYLHKAESALKDRQDDTELLVTYANYAWVHYHSGNMDDVDAYLEKLENINKGIPRASKIQGSLPSVHGEKGWSLIRLGAFFYKRVKESFQKALQGEPNNASFNVGYAMVLYRLEGMVRDNKVRSEESEATTQLRKALSLEPDNSEVMVLLALKLQNKNKQESMKLITEALRLFPDVPHVMRYVGKFFRYEGSVNESLHILGKALELSPNSHFLHHQIGLCHKQQLSQMFEQKRKGGRVNGGQIKAKVEVCIRHFSRAVELKPSNIHARVNLAEAYGKNYQLEEALKIFISLVKDESLNDSDKQHCYTSFGLFLFHKKKDEGRAATQFKNAYQIQIESWDRKEAGKKLKQIAERCQTNKRRVGEASEILAFLATVDKEERKAEEPRGVNVDSPDTDDLTDALGKGMKLK; this is encoded by the exons ATGAG TGCCTCGGTCAAAGCAGATATGGAAGTCAAGCTGAAAGCACTTGAGTGTCACTTCACATGGGGCATAAGGAAGGCTAACATTAAGGACCTGGACAGCATCCCTGAAAAACTCCTGGATCGCATCATGAAGTTCTGCCCTTCAAAATACCATGTCACGTATTTCAACTTACTAGCGTTCCTGAGCCACCTGGAGGAAAATAATGTTAGTGCTCTTGAGTATCTCCACAAGGCTGAGAGTGCATTGAAGGACAGACAGGATGATACAGAGTTACTGGTGACCTATGCTAACTATGCATGGGTTCACTATCACTCAGGGAACATGGATGATGTGGATGCCTACCTTGAGAAGCTGGAAAACATCAATAAGGGTATTCCAAGGGCCTCAAAGATTCAAGGCAGCTTACCTTCAGTACATGGTGAGAAAGGTTGGAGCCTTATCAGGCTTGGGGCATTCTTTTATAAAAGGGTAAAAGAGAGCTTTCAGAAAGCTCTACAGGGGGAGCCAAACAATGCTTCTTTCAATGTGGGCTATGCCATGGTCCTGTACAGGTTGGAGGGCATGGTTAGGGATAACAAAGTGAGGTCAGAGGAAAGTGAAGCTACCACTCAGCTAAGGAAAGCCTTGTCATTGGAGCCCGATAACTCGGAGGTTATGGTCCTCCTAGCCCTGAAGCTTcagaacaaaaataaacaagagTCCATGAAACTCATCACAGAAGCCCTCAGACTGTTTCCTGATGTGCCTCACGTCATGCGTTACGTAGGAAAGTTTTTCAGATACGAGGGCTCCGTCAATGAGTCCCTACACATTTTGGGGAAAGCTCTGGAGCTGTCTCCAAACTCCCACTTCCTCCATCACCAAATTGGCCTGTGTCACAAACAACAGCTCAGTCAGATGTTCGAGCAGAAGAGGAAAGGGGGACGAGTCAATGGGGGCCAGATAAAAGCAAAGGTGGAGGTCTGCATCCGTCACTTCTCCAGAGCCGTGGAGCTGAAGCCCTCCAACATTCACGCCAGGGTGAACCTGGCTGAGGCCTACGGGAAAAACTACCAGCTGGAAGAGGCGTTGAAGATCTTCATCAGCCTGGTGAAAGATGAATCCCTCAATGACTCTGACAAGCAGCACTGCTACACCAGCTTCGGCCTGTTTCTGTTCCACAAGAAGAAAGATGAGGGCAGGGCTGCGACACAATTCAAAAATGCCTACCAGATTCAGATTGAGAGTTGGGACAGGAAGGAGGCTGGGAAGAAGCTTAAGCAGATAGCAGAGAGGTGCCAGACTAACAAGAGGAGAGTTGGCGAGGCCTCTGAGATTTTGGCGTTCCTCGCCACTGTagacaaagaggagagaaaggcTGAAGAGCCAAGGGGAGTCAATGTGGACTCTCCAGACACAGATGACCTTACAGATGCCCTAGGCAAAGGAATGAAACTCAAATGA